From the genome of Borreliella afzelii:
AAACAGATTAGAAAAAGAAGTATACAAATTCTATTGTAAAGAATTACCAAATGGAGGAATTATAAATAAATGGGTAGAAAAAATACTAAAATAATTAACATCGGTTAAATTAAAGGTGAAGTTAATAAAAACATAAGTGCAATTATTTTTTTCAACACTTTTATTTTAAAAATATAAAGTCCTTTTAATTGATGCTGATCTACAAGTATCAACCACTAGCTATTATTTTTAATTACAATTTAAAAAATATATTTGTTGGCTATTGCAGTAAACCTGAGAAGTGATTTTTTATGCATAAAACAATATTTATTGTTTGCACCATTTTTGAAATAATAAGTGCTTGCAAGAATTATTCAAATTCAAATCAAGATATAAAAAAGTTAAGAGATTTTTAAATAAAATAAAGAATTAATGCAAAGCAACACCACTAATAATAGTGTACTTAATCCGATTCCAACATTGTTGATAAATAGCCACACCACAACAAATACACCAATATTAAAAAACAACACAGAGTGGTAATCAAAAAGAAAAAATAGAAGAAAGAATAAAAGTAACTATAAAAAAGAACGATAAGAAGCAATAAACAATAATCTTCTTAAAGAAAACAACTAAAAATAAAATTAAAAATAAATACAAATAAAATAGAATACTATAATTAATAATACTGATAGTATTAAAAGAGAAAAAAAGGTGCTTGTAGAAAGGGGGGGATATGAAGATAAGAGTACCTGTTTATGTGTCTTATATATAATAATATTATAGAAAGTGGAGTTAGAGATTCTATACATAACATATGGGCACAAAAAATAGATACTTGATGTTAATAATTTATTTTTAAACTTAGAAAATACTAGAAACAATTTAAGAAGCAAAATAAAAATGGTAATTGAAAATAAAAATAGCTGTAGGAAATTAGTGATATTAGAAATGATTTAGAAAAAAAAGGATATCTTGAAAACCTTAAAAAGAAAGAGATAATTTCTAAAATTATAGATGTGAGGTATTTGATTTAGATTACCCTTAATAATAGTTTTTAATATTTAATTAATATTAAAAAAATTAAGCACTCTTCAATATAGAGAGTTCTTATTTTGTCAAAAAATAAAAGTCATAGAAATAAAATTTAAGAATGCCTTATATTATTAAAATACTAAAAGTCTAATATTTTAGGCGATTTTATTTATTAATTAATCTTTACATAGAATAAAAACATTAATAAAAATGAAAATTATCTTACAATTAATAGCCTAAAATCATTTTAAAGTATGCGTATGCTCTATTACTTTTTTCACTTTTAAATATTGTTCATCAATAGTAGGCCTAAGTATAACAACCTCACTCCCATTACTATAATATTCATGTCCGCTTTCACCAGAATACTTAATATCTGGAGAATATAACTCTCTTATACATGAATACAGCCAATGAACTGCATGTTTAAATCTATCATTCCGATCATTTTTTATTATACCAAATAATTTAATCAGTTCTTTAGATCGCTCAGAACCTAAGTCTAAAAAGAATTTATTAAAATATTCCTCATTATAGTCAGACACTGGAGGTACATCTCGACCACCACTACCATATTTTAACCCGTCTAAAGTCTTTTTTATATCGACTAACAAACGATGTTCAGCTATATATAATTTTAAATTAGCAAATATCCCTTTAGTAATAATCTCATCAGACCCTTTATCATAACTTTCCATTTCCAAATTCTCAAAAAAAGTTTGAACAGATTGTTCTTGCTTATTGGGCAAATAACAAGCAAATAAAGCTAATGTTATTATGTAAACGCCAACTAAAATCCTCATATATGCTCCTTCTCTACCTTCCCACTAAAATCATCTATAACTATATAAGTTTATCTAAATATTATTTTTAGCAAACTTTTAAAAGTTCTGCTAAGATAGATTTTTCTATAAAAGATAAGTGTATACCAATTTTATCTTTTCTCAAGAATTGTTAAATACTAAATCGGTATATTAATTTATGGAAATTAAATATTAAAATAATGGCCTTATAAAATAAATTCATAAATACATGCATAACATACATAAAAATTAAATAATAATAACGATTTTAATAAAATTATATTTAAATAAATAAATTTGATAAAAATCAATCAAAAATATATCAAAATAGATTTTTAAAAAGCTCAAAATATTATAAAATTTCTGACAATGAAAATATTATTATTTCAACAGTATATATTTAATGTAATATTAATATAAAATTATATTAATATTACATTAAATTAAGTATTAGATCTAAAGTAAGGAGAATATTTATGAAATAAACTATAATTGCAAGCATGTTTGTTTTTCTATTTTTAGCTTGCAATCCAGATTTTAACGCCAATCAAAAAGATGTTAAATATCAATCTAGTAAAAAGAGATTAAAATCCAATAAAAAAGGATTCAAACCTAAAACAGAAGTAACCCAAAATCAAGAAGTAGAACCTAACGAAAGAATAAAAAACACACTGCTTGATGATTTAAGAAATTTAATAGAAAAAGCTAACAAATATAGAGAAACATATGTAAAAAATCAGAAGAAGAGCCTGAAAATCAATATGGAATAGAGGCTTTCAAAGAATTGTTTTGGTCAGACGCAGTACATGAATCAATAGCAAATAATACCGCGAAAAATCTAAAAACTATAGAAAAGAGACTTATTGTGCTTTAAATGATATTGATATTACTAAATTAAAAGAACTTTCAGAAATTATAATACTGTCAAAACGCTCAGCAGAACTATTTAAAGCCATTAGAGAATTTGGACGTATTATCGACATTGTGATTTTATTCTTATATCCTAAAAAGGATGCTTTAGACAAACTAGAAATTTCAAATTTGGAGAAGCTTAAAAATTCGTTTGAAAAATTATTATCCATAAAATCAATCGTATCAGACATGTTAAACCAACTTTTATTAGATTATCGAGATGATAAGAATTTTATAAAAACAGATACCACTAAGCTTGAATCTCATACAACCACACTCCAGAATCAAATTCTAGAAAAAAATAAAGAGGAAACCGAGCTAGTAGAAGACATATTAT
Proteins encoded in this window:
- a CDS encoding P52 family lipoprotein — encoded protein: MRILVGVYIITLALFACYLPNKQEQSVQTFFENLEMESYDKGSDEIITKGIFANLKLYIAEHRLLVDIKKTLDGLKYGSGGRDVPPVSDYNEEYFNKFFLDLGSERSKELIKLFGIIKNDRNDRFKHAVHWLYSCIRELYSPDIKYSGESGHEYYSNGSEVVILRPTIDEQYLKVKKVIEHTHTLK